In one window of Desulforhabdus amnigena DNA:
- a CDS encoding PEP/pyruvate-binding domain-containing protein translates to MKNFLKKILEDWKARKRARAEKALDDLRISYHTFRVLLANNDRSLDLLLNIDRLLTSPAPSRTELSEKIEDLLSITYELVDGLNRLTGNRYARLYEKHDALSTAIRQSLRSISIGSSRAAGCIFLEDLTPDDQSMAGGKAASLAILKQAGLPVPDGFVLSANACKEILMAKHLDSFIRERLSGLEADASRKTYTEGDAEDIRKRILQTELPESLSLDIQKALDRLKEGGEICLSVRSSALVEDHPEHTFAGQFKTVLNVNSFESATTALKEVVASNFSVRSTMYRLNAGLPLAEYDMAVLFQRMVPARAAGVLFTVDPTSPESNRMLISAVSGLGSLAVGGDAPADIYRPLRDEPEREAMDSWATIAQKTRRIIALPQGGIAEEDVPAAQKDAPLLSEAEIFALLEYGHAIESLSGLPQDIEWAISSEGKISILQARPARLAHHDRRSVNLSRGKVLLESGVCASPGRCVGKVKVIRNLKDLDALAEDLSGPVVMVLKQSMVDAARWLPDVAGVVVDFGNPADHLSCVAREYSRPMLTGTGKATEALEEGRWIILEADKTRVLEAPERAWAEVVVRQSTRHRKKSRPAAITRSPDPVSARLRQWIEPLNLTDAYGPTFSIVECKSLHDIIRYSHEMAVMAMFSAGDEVLEDASSVLLRLGEDVPFHFHIIDLGGGVVPGCNRKKMTPNDILSTPLLALWKGITTSGLRWNEPAPVAAVSNLFGRSLLDGAGARPVGSQNYAMITRDYLNLNTRLDYHFAMIDAVCGLNSRANYIRFRFKGGGTSAVQRQRRARFIAEVLQSLDFFTDQREDLVTASIVEVCLEVIQDRLTTLGQLLGFSRLMDAAMLNESLPHKVAQAFLAGDYRLESLKDELALSS, encoded by the coding sequence ATGAAAAACTTCCTGAAGAAGATCCTTGAGGATTGGAAAGCCCGCAAACGGGCTCGAGCCGAAAAGGCCCTGGATGATTTGAGAATCAGCTATCACACCTTTCGAGTTTTGCTTGCCAACAATGACCGTTCTCTTGATCTACTCCTCAATATCGACCGGTTGCTGACCTCACCCGCCCCGTCTCGAACCGAATTATCTGAAAAGATCGAGGACCTGTTGAGTATCACTTACGAACTGGTGGATGGATTGAATCGTCTCACCGGCAATCGATATGCACGGCTCTATGAAAAGCATGATGCGCTTTCAACCGCCATCAGGCAATCCCTGCGTTCGATTTCAATCGGTTCGTCCAGGGCTGCCGGTTGCATATTCCTGGAAGACTTGACGCCGGACGACCAATCCATGGCAGGGGGGAAAGCTGCTTCTCTCGCTATCCTCAAGCAAGCCGGTCTCCCTGTTCCTGACGGCTTTGTCCTCAGTGCAAATGCCTGTAAGGAAATCCTCATGGCGAAACATCTAGATTCATTTATCAGGGAAAGACTTTCCGGACTCGAAGCAGATGCATCCCGAAAGACCTACACTGAAGGCGATGCAGAGGATATTCGCAAGCGAATCCTGCAGACCGAATTGCCCGAGAGTCTCTCTCTCGATATTCAAAAAGCGCTGGACCGTCTGAAGGAAGGCGGAGAGATTTGCTTGTCCGTTCGAAGCAGCGCTTTGGTTGAAGATCATCCGGAGCATACCTTTGCAGGCCAGTTCAAGACGGTTCTCAATGTGAACTCCTTCGAATCCGCGACAACGGCTTTGAAAGAAGTAGTGGCGAGCAACTTCAGTGTCCGCTCAACCATGTACCGCCTGAACGCGGGCCTCCCGTTGGCTGAATATGACATGGCCGTGTTATTTCAACGAATGGTTCCTGCGAGGGCGGCGGGAGTTTTGTTCACGGTGGATCCGACGTCTCCGGAAAGCAATCGAATGCTCATCAGCGCCGTTTCAGGTCTGGGAAGCCTGGCGGTAGGGGGGGATGCCCCCGCGGACATTTACAGGCCTCTGCGTGACGAGCCGGAACGGGAAGCCATGGATTCCTGGGCCACGATAGCTCAAAAGACGCGCCGAATAATTGCCCTGCCTCAAGGGGGAATCGCCGAGGAGGACGTTCCGGCCGCACAAAAGGACGCTCCATTGCTTTCCGAAGCGGAAATCTTCGCTCTTCTGGAGTATGGCCATGCCATCGAGAGCTTGAGCGGTTTACCGCAAGATATCGAATGGGCTATCAGTTCGGAGGGCAAGATTTCCATACTTCAGGCGAGACCCGCGCGCCTGGCTCACCATGACCGGCGAAGTGTGAATTTATCCAGGGGAAAAGTGCTTCTGGAAAGCGGGGTTTGCGCATCACCCGGGCGGTGTGTCGGCAAAGTAAAAGTCATACGCAACCTCAAAGATCTTGACGCATTGGCGGAGGATTTGTCCGGCCCGGTCGTCATGGTTTTGAAACAAAGCATGGTGGATGCAGCTCGATGGCTGCCGGACGTTGCCGGAGTGGTCGTTGATTTCGGAAATCCTGCAGATCATCTCTCGTGCGTAGCCCGTGAATACTCGAGACCCATGCTCACGGGAACGGGAAAGGCTACCGAAGCCCTTGAAGAGGGGCGGTGGATCATCCTGGAAGCTGATAAAACAAGGGTATTGGAGGCGCCGGAACGTGCCTGGGCGGAGGTGGTGGTAAGACAATCCACCCGGCACCGGAAAAAAAGCAGGCCGGCAGCCATCACTCGCTCGCCCGACCCCGTGTCGGCCCGGCTGAGGCAATGGATTGAGCCGCTCAACCTCACGGATGCTTACGGTCCCACATTTTCCATCGTGGAGTGCAAATCCCTGCACGATATCATTCGCTATTCTCATGAAATGGCTGTCATGGCCATGTTTTCGGCAGGGGACGAAGTTCTGGAGGATGCTTCGAGTGTCTTGCTGCGATTGGGCGAAGACGTCCCATTCCATTTTCATATCATCGATCTCGGCGGAGGAGTGGTTCCAGGATGCAACAGGAAAAAGATGACTCCAAACGATATTCTCTCAACTCCATTGCTTGCCCTCTGGAAGGGAATCACCACTTCCGGCCTGAGATGGAATGAACCCGCGCCGGTGGCGGCCGTTTCAAACCTCTTCGGCAGATCCCTGTTGGACGGCGCCGGTGCCCGCCCCGTGGGGTCCCAGAACTATGCGATGATCACCCGGGATTACTTGAACCTCAATACACGGCTAGACTACCATTTTGCTATGATCGACGCAGTCTGCGGCCTCAACTCTCGAGCCAATTACATTCGGTTTCGTTTCAAAGGAGGGGGGACCAGCGCCGTCCAGCGTCAAAGGCGTGCTCGCTTTATTGCCGAGGTACTGCAGTCCCTGGATTTCTTTACCGATCAGAGAGAAGACCTAGTGACAGCTTCGATTGTGGAAGTCTGCCTCGAAGTGATCCAGGATAGGCTGACCACCTTAGGGCAGCTTTTGGGGTTCAGCAGGCTGATGGATGCGGCCATGCTCAATGAGAGTCTACCGCACAAAGTTGCGCAGGCTTTTCTCGCCGGCGATTATCGTCTGGAAAGCCTTAAAGATGAGCTGGCGTTATCTTCGTGA
- a CDS encoding PEP-utilizing enzyme, which produces MDRALGGEYIFDRAFLESSVHELSDAVYQVVYSLNALSQNEYPRLFDRFQTVKDILDDILRGGAGPFASSLVLAYPVLGWEMEPLVGMFNICLAEARHRYELCAPDGFAVTAAGCRLFFEENGFLKEASYGSDPNAVKETFSRARIPTELENAIQSETQALLERCGSGIRLSVRVCPAGGLDMGQHPLVGIHNVSPRDILDACKLELAEYASRLTEWNESRVAVALGIHETVPVSFTGKVSTVSETVSTVKTLWITAAPEDHPEEIENYWVSRSFPYNLLQSDVLPKASGENSQDRAKDPSSFQGIPYRGSAWMEPSFLQSIALSATTIERMLGFPFELRWGKSESENPVILDIYPMCQMEEESHFPEDLTDILRHADLLLQGGETAQAGIAYGRVVHVSEIDSEEDIPYGAIAVTRKASPQFSSLLRRVSALITEIGTPGGHLATIAREMRVPAIFGATDALKILRTGWEVTVDAGERSVYKGRIEPLLSYRSSGAELCPTDPEYVVLRGLLRWIMPLNLIDPESQEFSIENCRTYHDIIHFAHERSIEELIHVQSRKDLMGNLPSRRLELDIPMEIHVLQVDGETSLKAPDAVRMEEVTSEPLLAFLEGLSQKDLWNQSVLSLKVKDIFSGIDRTYAAIAGPPEHMGRNLAIIASEYMNLSLHLGYHSSIVDTYLSDNPGRNYIYFRFVGGFADERRRVRRVNLIQAVLEKMGFKMAVKGDLLVANLRMTSKEESVSILESLGGLTAFTRQLDVTMVSENRVEDLVQLFLSKMSRSSQSNQDEETEHEKLPEEDP; this is translated from the coding sequence ATGGACCGTGCATTGGGAGGGGAATATATCTTTGACCGTGCCTTTCTGGAAAGTTCTGTGCATGAATTGAGCGACGCCGTTTATCAGGTGGTCTACAGCCTCAACGCCCTCTCGCAAAATGAATATCCCCGGCTTTTCGATCGATTTCAGACAGTCAAGGACATCCTGGACGACATTCTCCGCGGTGGAGCTGGCCCGTTTGCATCCAGCCTCGTCCTGGCGTATCCGGTTCTTGGTTGGGAAATGGAACCCCTCGTGGGCATGTTCAATATCTGCCTGGCGGAAGCTCGACATCGATATGAACTTTGCGCACCCGATGGTTTTGCTGTAACGGCAGCGGGTTGCAGGCTCTTTTTTGAAGAGAACGGTTTCTTGAAAGAAGCGTCATACGGGAGCGATCCGAATGCGGTCAAGGAGACTTTTTCCAGGGCTCGAATTCCAACCGAACTGGAAAATGCCATTCAGAGTGAGACTCAGGCCCTCTTGGAGCGTTGCGGTAGCGGGATTCGCCTCTCCGTTCGGGTCTGCCCTGCGGGAGGCCTTGATATGGGGCAACATCCCCTGGTGGGCATTCACAATGTCTCTCCGAGGGATATCCTTGATGCCTGCAAGCTTGAACTTGCAGAGTATGCAAGCCGTTTGACCGAATGGAATGAATCCCGTGTGGCAGTGGCTCTGGGTATCCACGAGACCGTGCCCGTAAGTTTCACGGGAAAGGTTTCGACTGTTTCCGAGACGGTTTCAACCGTAAAAACACTATGGATCACCGCAGCTCCTGAGGACCACCCGGAAGAAATTGAAAATTACTGGGTGAGTCGTTCCTTTCCCTACAATCTGCTTCAATCGGATGTCCTTCCCAAGGCTTCTGGAGAAAATTCCCAGGACCGGGCAAAAGACCCGTCTTCGTTTCAAGGTATCCCTTACCGTGGATCGGCATGGATGGAACCATCATTTCTCCAATCGATTGCACTGTCCGCCACTACCATTGAGCGCATGCTCGGTTTTCCCTTCGAATTGCGCTGGGGTAAGAGCGAATCCGAAAATCCTGTTATTTTGGATATATACCCGATGTGCCAGATGGAGGAAGAGTCGCACTTTCCTGAAGATCTGACGGATATCCTTCGACATGCGGATTTACTCCTGCAGGGAGGAGAGACGGCGCAGGCGGGTATCGCTTACGGCCGAGTCGTTCATGTGTCCGAAATCGATTCGGAAGAAGATATCCCTTACGGCGCTATCGCAGTGACGCGTAAGGCAAGTCCACAGTTCAGCTCTTTGCTGCGCCGCGTATCCGCTCTCATCACTGAAATCGGCACTCCGGGGGGACACCTGGCCACAATAGCCAGAGAAATGCGTGTTCCGGCAATTTTTGGAGCAACGGATGCACTCAAAATCCTCCGCACAGGATGGGAAGTGACTGTGGATGCAGGGGAGCGATCCGTCTACAAAGGGAGAATAGAACCCCTTCTTTCCTACCGTTCTTCCGGCGCCGAACTCTGTCCGACGGACCCCGAATACGTAGTTTTGCGAGGCTTGCTGCGCTGGATTATGCCTTTGAACCTCATTGACCCTGAATCGCAGGAATTTTCCATCGAGAACTGCCGAACCTACCACGATATCATCCATTTTGCCCATGAACGTTCCATAGAAGAATTGATTCACGTTCAGAGCCGTAAGGATCTGATGGGGAACTTGCCCTCCCGCCGATTGGAACTCGATATCCCAATGGAAATTCATGTCCTCCAGGTGGATGGGGAAACTTCGTTGAAAGCCCCGGACGCAGTACGAATGGAGGAAGTGACCAGCGAACCGCTTCTGGCTTTTCTCGAGGGATTGAGTCAAAAAGATTTGTGGAACCAATCGGTCCTTTCCTTGAAGGTGAAGGATATCTTTTCAGGCATCGACAGGACTTATGCCGCAATTGCCGGTCCTCCGGAGCATATGGGAAGGAACCTGGCCATCATTGCCAGTGAATACATGAATCTTAGCCTTCACTTGGGTTATCATTCCAGCATTGTCGATACCTATCTGAGCGACAATCCCGGCAGGAATTATATCTATTTTCGATTTGTCGGCGGTTTTGCCGATGAAAGGCGCCGCGTGCGTAGAGTAAATCTCATCCAGGCCGTTCTGGAAAAAATGGGCTTTAAAATGGCCGTGAAGGGGGATCTCCTGGTCGCCAATCTCAGGATGACCTCGAAAGAAGAGTCTGTCAGCATTCTGGAGAGTCTGGGCGGGTTGACGGCTTTCACGCGGCAACTCGATGTCACGATGGTATCGGAAAACCGCGTGGAGGATTTGGTGCAGCTATTCCTTTCGAAAATGAGCCGGAGCAGTCAGTCTAACCAGGATGAGGAAACGGAACATGAAAAACTTCCTGAAGAAGATCCTTGA
- a CDS encoding response regulator — MNDSLENTNRDAKLQILILDDEAIVCKRLKPAFQKAGYDVETFTDSASAMSRVNEKKFDIVITDLKMEGEDGMRFLSRIKETAPDTGVIVITGFATPESAKESFHKGAFDFVAKPFRLSDIIDTVRRLEKQIRSKD, encoded by the coding sequence ATGAACGATTCTCTTGAGAACACGAACAGGGATGCAAAGCTGCAAATCCTGATTCTGGATGATGAGGCAATAGTCTGCAAACGGCTGAAACCCGCCTTTCAGAAGGCGGGTTATGACGTTGAAACCTTCACTGACAGTGCATCTGCAATGTCCAGGGTGAACGAAAAGAAATTCGACATCGTCATCACGGATTTGAAGATGGAGGGTGAAGATGGAATGCGTTTTCTGTCGCGCATCAAAGAAACGGCTCCTGATACCGGAGTCATCGTCATCACCGGTTTTGCCACCCCGGAAAGCGCCAAGGAGTCGTTTCACAAAGGGGCGTTCGATTTCGTGGCAAAGCCTTTCAGATTGAGCGATATCATAGATACGGTGAGGCGGCTGGAAAAACAAATCCGATCAAAAGATTAG
- a CDS encoding PEP/pyruvate-binding domain-containing protein yields MDVIANLKSIFSFFHPSKPPVPFTVLFKKFRSILERNNRILELMADMGDKLGGEYIFDRQYIFEACEQLNDFVFKMISDLCILNQQENVDLFIAFERIQHEIQEELAGRHAFPITKQTILLEDLDADSIDLVGNKFAGLGYIRNILGLQTPDGFVVTTKAFFDFMEHNGITGYIETALSQWDQNDEKRFESICTNVRERILKGEVPRVLASHIAAMVDIMAVKYPTTDLMFAVRSSCWGEDGEYSFAGQYESVLNVPRSSILEAYKKVLASVYSSEAWRYRLHRGYREHEMAMAVGCQLMVDAEVSGAMYTYAPIAAEKEQMVISAAWGLGPTVVSGLAESDTIMIDRTPPYTAYSTEVGFKEMKLVPKVSGGLEWIEVPEKLRNQPCLNSDQIEKLAQTALIIERYKKRPQDVEWAFNKDGKLFILQARPLNIRPKEPEKMPRVIEGTHSDQVIFSGKGVVVQHGIAMGKVYVVKKDEDLNDFPYGSILVSHYTSPRYSRIMQKAHGIITDIGSATGHMSTLAREYRVPTLVDTGIATKSLATGDEITLDTTQNTVYRGIIKELSRFELTGEDVFEDSYEYRLLRRLLKKINPLNLIDPHSEDFKASRCRTYHDITRYIHEVAVERLIDLSEKYYKYHNTTPKRLESNIPLGLVIIDIEKGTRLPPEAKSATMEDILSVPMAALLQGLSESGMWATNPVSVDLGSFMSSFTRTCSASLAGPGQIGRNLAVISKEYMNLSLKLGYHYNLLDAYIGDIVNDNYIYFRFLGGVTDFLRRSRRAKFIADVLEKFDFRVEVHGDLVVAKIKKSSKERMVGKMKILGGLIGYTRQLDVRLTNDQQVTRFVADFVQQIKERTEVSDERFS; encoded by the coding sequence GTGGATGTTATAGCGAATCTAAAGAGCATATTCTCCTTCTTTCATCCATCGAAGCCTCCGGTTCCCTTCACGGTGCTCTTCAAAAAATTCAGAAGCATTCTGGAGAGAAACAACCGAATCCTCGAGTTGATGGCGGATATGGGAGACAAACTTGGAGGAGAATATATTTTCGACCGTCAGTACATTTTTGAGGCGTGCGAACAGCTCAATGATTTTGTTTTTAAAATGATTTCAGATCTCTGCATTCTCAATCAACAGGAGAATGTGGACCTTTTCATTGCTTTTGAACGCATCCAGCACGAAATACAAGAAGAACTGGCCGGAAGGCATGCGTTTCCCATCACCAAACAGACAATTCTTCTTGAAGATCTGGATGCCGATTCAATTGATCTGGTGGGCAACAAATTTGCCGGCTTGGGATACATAAGGAATATTCTAGGACTGCAGACCCCCGATGGTTTTGTGGTCACAACGAAGGCTTTTTTTGACTTCATGGAACACAACGGCATCACCGGGTATATCGAGACAGCTCTGTCTCAATGGGATCAAAACGATGAAAAGCGCTTTGAAAGCATTTGTACCAATGTCCGCGAACGTATCTTGAAAGGGGAGGTGCCGCGGGTTCTGGCTTCCCATATAGCCGCCATGGTTGATATCATGGCGGTGAAGTACCCGACAACCGATCTCATGTTTGCTGTCAGGAGCAGTTGCTGGGGTGAAGATGGAGAATACAGTTTTGCCGGCCAGTATGAAAGCGTGCTCAATGTTCCCAGAAGCTCCATCCTTGAAGCCTATAAAAAGGTACTGGCCAGCGTTTACTCTTCGGAAGCCTGGCGCTACCGGCTACACCGGGGGTACAGGGAACACGAAATGGCCATGGCTGTCGGATGTCAATTGATGGTCGACGCCGAAGTCAGTGGGGCCATGTATACTTATGCCCCCATCGCGGCAGAAAAGGAACAGATGGTCATCAGCGCGGCGTGGGGATTGGGGCCGACGGTGGTTTCGGGCCTTGCCGAATCGGATACGATCATGATCGACCGCACTCCCCCCTACACAGCCTACTCCACTGAAGTCGGATTCAAAGAGATGAAGCTCGTCCCAAAAGTATCCGGTGGCCTGGAATGGATCGAGGTCCCGGAAAAGCTTCGAAATCAACCCTGCCTGAACTCCGACCAGATTGAAAAGCTTGCGCAGACGGCTCTCATCATAGAGCGCTACAAGAAACGCCCTCAGGATGTGGAATGGGCTTTTAACAAGGACGGGAAACTTTTTATACTTCAAGCCAGACCACTCAACATTCGTCCCAAAGAACCGGAAAAAATGCCCAGGGTTATTGAGGGAACCCATTCCGATCAGGTCATTTTTTCGGGTAAAGGAGTGGTCGTTCAGCATGGGATTGCCATGGGAAAAGTCTATGTGGTGAAAAAGGATGAGGACCTCAATGACTTTCCCTATGGTTCCATTCTGGTCAGCCATTATACGTCCCCCAGGTACTCCCGGATCATGCAAAAGGCGCACGGAATCATTACGGACATAGGTTCGGCTACGGGGCACATGTCGACCCTCGCGCGCGAATACAGGGTGCCGACTCTCGTGGATACGGGCATAGCCACGAAATCTCTCGCAACGGGTGATGAGATCACCCTGGATACGACCCAGAACACGGTGTACCGTGGGATCATCAAGGAACTCAGCCGCTTCGAACTGACAGGTGAGGATGTTTTCGAGGATTCTTATGAATACCGCCTTTTGCGAAGGCTTCTCAAAAAGATCAATCCCCTCAATTTGATCGATCCGCACAGTGAGGATTTCAAGGCCTCTCGATGCCGGACTTACCATGACATCACAAGATATATCCACGAAGTGGCAGTAGAAAGATTGATCGATCTGAGCGAGAAGTATTACAAGTACCACAACACGACGCCCAAACGGCTTGAGTCGAATATTCCTCTCGGTCTTGTTATCATTGATATTGAAAAAGGGACTCGTCTTCCTCCGGAAGCCAAATCTGCCACCATGGAAGATATCTTGTCCGTCCCCATGGCGGCACTGCTTCAGGGACTTTCCGAATCCGGAATGTGGGCGACCAACCCGGTTTCCGTCGACCTGGGAAGTTTCATGTCGAGTTTTACGAGAACCTGTAGTGCGTCTTTGGCCGGCCCGGGCCAGATAGGCCGGAATCTGGCGGTGATATCGAAAGAATACATGAACCTGAGCCTGAAACTCGGATATCATTACAATCTTCTCGACGCCTACATCGGCGATATTGTTAACGATAATTATATCTATTTCAGGTTCCTTGGCGGGGTGACGGACTTCCTCCGTCGTTCCCGCCGTGCGAAATTTATCGCTGATGTGCTCGAGAAATTCGATTTCCGCGTGGAAGTTCATGGGGATCTTGTTGTGGCAAAGATCAAGAAGAGCTCCAAAGAAAGAATGGTCGGAAAGATGAAAATCCTGGGCGGACTGATAGGTTATACGAGGCAACTGGACGTACGCCTGACCAATGACCAGCAGGTTACCCGGTTTGTCGCAGATTTCGTTCAGCAGATCAAAGAGAGGACGGAGGTCTCAGATGAACGATTCTCTTGA
- a CDS encoding TIGR02186 family protein, producing MKRAYLFVNIVAAMILLVCSFVFAAEQQVDVNVQPNNIKIDALYNGTSLTVMGNIPAESDVIARFIGTPSDLHMKEKGKVFGLLWMNLDSLTFKNVPNVCIVCTPKDMTDPVSPGNSELERLQLAGLKNDVKVESAAGVPLKDDGNNVEELLKLKKQEGLYRDLKQEIFYGPVSNGMKAFKTEIPIPSRLSPGKYTVEVAAVDNGEILGRAVESVNVELVGFPAFLSHLAFGSGAIYGVLATIIAILGGLAIGMVFQSKGAH from the coding sequence ATGAAACGCGCATACCTGTTTGTCAATATTGTTGCAGCAATGATCCTGCTGGTTTGTTCGTTCGTATTCGCCGCAGAACAACAGGTTGATGTGAATGTTCAGCCGAACAACATAAAAATCGATGCTCTCTATAATGGCACCAGCCTCACCGTTATGGGAAACATTCCGGCAGAAAGTGATGTGATTGCCCGCTTCATAGGAACTCCATCCGATCTTCACATGAAGGAGAAAGGAAAAGTTTTTGGGTTGCTGTGGATGAATCTCGATTCCCTCACATTTAAGAATGTTCCCAATGTATGCATTGTCTGCACTCCAAAAGATATGACAGATCCGGTGTCGCCCGGGAATTCCGAGCTGGAACGACTCCAGTTGGCGGGTTTGAAAAATGATGTAAAGGTGGAGTCGGCTGCAGGCGTTCCTCTGAAGGACGATGGCAACAATGTGGAAGAACTCCTGAAGCTCAAAAAGCAGGAGGGACTGTATAGGGACTTGAAGCAAGAGATCTTCTACGGCCCTGTTTCCAATGGAATGAAAGCTTTCAAAACCGAGATTCCGATTCCCTCTCGTCTTTCTCCCGGGAAATATACGGTGGAAGTTGCTGCCGTCGATAATGGGGAGATCTTGGGGCGTGCTGTCGAGTCCGTAAATGTCGAGCTTGTAGGATTTCCGGCGTTTCTCTCCCATCTGGCCTTTGGCAGTGGCGCGATTTACGGGGTTTTAGCGACTATCATTGCTATACTGGGCGGCCTGGCCATCGGAATGGTCTTCCAGAGCAAGGGTGCGCATTAA
- a CDS encoding sulfite exporter TauE/SafE family protein: protein MGIPVHLYLPIAGNSVNMFAILGLGGVVGLLSGIFGVGGGFLMTPLLIMMGIPPTVAAASDSNQIVGASTSGTLAHFRLGNVDFKMGLLLLLGGVAGGTFGVQIIKMLRQLGNADFLINVTYVLMLGIIGGYMFVESLQSMRKKLEQNERPVHKESTYARFINLLPWQMDFKRSGVRLSVLMPLVLGILVGILAAIMGVGGGFIMVPIMVYLLRMPMHVVVGTSLFQILFTCMNVTIMQSWENHTVDFVLALLLLIGSSLGAQIGAKIGRKLNGEHLKILLASLVLVVMVKMLYGLLATPSVLLAYIGGH, encoded by the coding sequence ATGGGTATTCCAGTACATCTTTATTTGCCAATTGCCGGAAATAGCGTCAACATGTTTGCCATCCTGGGGCTGGGAGGGGTGGTTGGACTTCTGTCAGGTATTTTTGGAGTAGGGGGCGGGTTTCTCATGACGCCTCTGCTCATCATGATGGGGATCCCTCCGACGGTGGCGGCCGCCTCCGATTCCAACCAGATTGTCGGTGCTTCCACTTCAGGGACTCTTGCTCACTTCCGCCTCGGCAACGTTGATTTCAAGATGGGCTTACTCCTTCTTTTGGGGGGCGTTGCCGGAGGAACATTCGGAGTTCAAATCATCAAGATGCTCCGTCAACTGGGAAATGCCGACTTCCTCATAAACGTTACCTATGTGCTCATGCTGGGAATCATCGGAGGCTACATGTTTGTGGAGAGCCTTCAGTCGATGCGCAAAAAACTGGAACAGAATGAAAGGCCTGTGCACAAAGAATCGACCTACGCCAGGTTCATCAACCTCCTGCCCTGGCAAATGGACTTCAAACGTTCCGGGGTAAGATTGTCCGTATTGATGCCCCTGGTTTTGGGAATTCTGGTCGGTATTCTGGCTGCGATCATGGGAGTGGGGGGCGGCTTCATCATGGTACCGATCATGGTTTATCTTTTGAGAATGCCGATGCATGTCGTTGTAGGTACGAGTCTTTTTCAAATTCTCTTCACCTGTATGAACGTCACCATCATGCAATCCTGGGAAAACCATACAGTTGATTTTGTTCTGGCTCTTCTTTTGCTCATCGGATCTTCGCTCGGAGCACAGATCGGAGCGAAGATCGGCAGGAAGCTCAACGGCGAGCACCTCAAGATATTGCTCGCATCCTTGGTGCTGGTCGTAATGGTGAAAATGCTTTATGGACTCTTGGCTACTCCATCTGTGCTGTTGGCCTATATAGGAGGACACTGA
- a CDS encoding universal stress protein: MERILVSMSALHGAWEAWSRAISLAKRIDARVYTLLVSPRIVKGANVHAQRSKASIVRNRLELLIEAAKLEGIQIDFFISEGNYDEEVIRFVELNKITLLVVEHSEMDMRHTDPEFSYIQKIRHRIKCRVEMVTPRKIKELKEREG, encoded by the coding sequence ATGGAACGGATTCTCGTAAGCATGAGCGCACTCCATGGCGCATGGGAAGCATGGTCGAGAGCCATATCGTTGGCCAAGAGGATTGATGCCAGAGTGTATACGCTTCTGGTGTCGCCTCGCATTGTAAAAGGGGCGAACGTCCATGCGCAAAGGAGCAAGGCATCCATTGTCAGAAATCGTCTGGAGCTGCTGATTGAAGCGGCAAAATTGGAAGGAATTCAAATTGATTTCTTCATTTCGGAGGGGAATTACGATGAGGAGGTGATTCGATTTGTTGAGCTCAACAAGATAACGCTGCTGGTAGTGGAACATTCGGAAATGGATATGCGCCATACAGACCCGGAGTTTTCATATATCCAGAAGATTCGACACCGAATCAAGTGCCGGGTGGAAATGGTAACTCCTCGCAAAATCAAAGAACTCAAGGAAAGAGAAGGGTAA